A genome region from bacterium includes the following:
- a CDS encoding bifunctional alpha,alpha-trehalose-phosphate synthase (UDP-forming)/trehalose-phosphatase, with product MGVNLMRLLIVSNRLPFTVIEKEGALELVKSSGGLVTGLSDYLDSLKDSSFTPLEHLWIGWPGVTVKEKYQPALRRKTIKEYNCSPVFIPEKEMDNFYHGFCNKTIWPLFHCFPIYAEFNENLWNYYKQVNEFFCEAICKILKSDDILWIHDYHLLLLPKLIREKRPESLIGFFLHIPFPPYEIYRLLPKKWRTEILEGLLGADLIGFHTIDYTQSFLRCVLRISGLEHNLGSLTLNNRILRADTFPMGIHYKKFYAAAADPDVQKEKDEFARILMNTKTILSVDRLDYTKGIINRLEGYELFLEENPHWHNKITLLLIVVPSRIGVERYQRIKIKIDEFIGKINGRFGNVGWTPIQYQYKHIPFKQLVALYNVADIALISPLRDGMNLVAKEYIASQSDKKGVLILSEMAGAAKELGEAIIINPNHKQEIAQAIKDALSMSIKEQTRRIKIMQKRLSDYDVIRWAGDFISELLDLNKQKMLRMTKLLSHLEKEEIIKDFQTSNSRIIFLDYDGTLVPLTDRPQSSKPDNSLLKLIRILSEYPDTEVVLVSGRDKSTVKKWFGRLDISLSAEHGVWLKEKNKDWLLLKPVSADWKSKLYPLLKLTVDRLPASFIEEKEFSLVWHYRKSDPELASIRAKELIDDLISLTANIDVQILSGEKVIEIKSAGINKGVIATHFISNKNYEFILAIGDDATDEDMFKVLPQKAYSVKVGISSSFARYNIYDYKEVRRFITELVTG from the coding sequence TTGGGTGTAAATTTAATGAGATTACTCATCGTTTCTAACAGATTACCATTTACGGTTATAGAAAAAGAAGGGGCACTGGAATTAGTAAAAAGTTCGGGTGGACTTGTTACTGGATTAAGTGACTACCTTGATTCCTTGAAAGATTCTTCATTTACACCACTTGAGCATCTCTGGATTGGGTGGCCCGGGGTAACCGTGAAAGAAAAATATCAACCTGCCTTAAGAAGGAAAACCATTAAGGAATATAACTGTTCACCTGTATTTATCCCGGAAAAAGAGATGGATAATTTCTACCATGGATTTTGCAACAAAACTATCTGGCCATTGTTTCATTGTTTTCCTATCTATGCTGAATTTAACGAAAATTTATGGAATTATTATAAACAGGTAAATGAATTCTTTTGTGAGGCAATTTGTAAAATTTTAAAGTCAGATGATATTTTATGGATACATGATTATCATCTTTTGTTACTTCCAAAACTCATCCGCGAAAAAAGGCCAGAATCACTTATTGGCTTTTTCCTGCACATCCCATTCCCACCTTATGAAATATATCGCCTTTTACCTAAAAAATGGCGCACAGAGATATTAGAGGGACTTTTAGGAGCAGATTTAATTGGATTTCATACAATTGATTATACCCAGAGTTTCCTGAGATGTGTTTTACGGATTTCAGGATTAGAACATAATCTTGGAAGTCTAACTTTAAATAATAGGATTCTTCGTGCCGATACCTTTCCTATGGGTATTCACTATAAAAAGTTTTATGCGGCGGCTGCTGACCCTGATGTCCAGAAAGAAAAAGATGAGTTTGCCAGAATCTTAATGAATACAAAAACTATACTCTCCGTAGATAGACTTGATTATACCAAGGGGATTATCAATCGTCTGGAAGGCTATGAATTATTCCTTGAAGAAAATCCACACTGGCATAATAAAATCACTCTTTTGTTAATCGTTGTTCCATCTCGAATCGGAGTAGAACGCTATCAACGGATAAAAATCAAGATTGATGAATTTATCGGAAAAATCAATGGTCGGTTTGGAAATGTCGGCTGGACACCCATCCAGTATCAATATAAACATATTCCGTTTAAACAATTAGTTGCCTTGTATAATGTTGCGGATATTGCCTTAATCAGCCCTTTGAGGGATGGGATGAATCTGGTAGCAAAGGAGTATATTGCCTCACAATCAGATAAAAAAGGGGTTTTAATCTTAAGCGAGATGGCTGGTGCGGCTAAGGAACTTGGCGAGGCAATTATCATCAACCCAAACCATAAACAAGAAATTGCTCAAGCCATAAAAGATGCCTTATCAATGTCCATAAAAGAACAAACAAGAAGAATTAAGATTATGCAGAAAAGACTGAGTGATTATGATGTTATTCGGTGGGCAGGTGATTTTATCTCCGAACTTTTAGACTTGAATAAACAAAAGATGCTCCGAATGACAAAACTTTTATCTCATCTGGAAAAAGAAGAGATAATAAAAGATTTTCAAACCTCTAATTCAAGAATTATCTTTTTAGATTACGATGGAACATTAGTCCCGCTTACAGACAGACCCCAGAGCTCTAAACCGGATAATAGCCTATTAAAACTTATCAGGATCCTATCCGAATATCCAGATACAGAGGTGGTGCTTGTTAGTGGTCGAGATAAATCTACAGTAAAGAAGTGGTTTGGTCGATTAGATATTTCTTTATCCGCAGAACATGGCGTTTGGCTAAAAGAAAAAAATAAAGACTGGTTACTGCTAAAACCTGTATCTGCTGACTGGAAATCTAAACTTTACCCGTTACTTAAATTAACCGTAGATAGGTTACCTGCCTCGTTTATCGAAGAAAAGGAATTTTCATTAGTGTGGCATTACCGCAAATCAGACCCTGAACTTGCCTCTATTCGAGCCAAAGAGTTAATAGATGATTTAATCTCCTTAACCGCAAATATCGATGTCCAGATTTTATCAGGAGAGAAGGTCATCGAGATTAAAAGTGCTGGTATAAATAAAGGGGTAATAGCCACGCATTTTATCTCGAACAAGAATTATGAATTTATTTTAGCCATTGGTG
- a CDS encoding glycosyltransferase, whose amino-acid sequence MQNINDYTKIVGQEVIDDLYFLANCLKGKVIQNINSTAVGGGVAEILTRMLPLIQQLGIDFRWDVIKGNERFFVITKKIHNALHGVKTEFPDEELEYFIEINRNNAQELNLIGDIIFVHDSQPIALVEEKKNLDKKWLWRCHIDFSTPQKDIWEFLKQYINQYDTAVFSAPAFSRELSIPQVLISPSIDPLSDKNKEIPEDVIDSILERYGIDKNRPIITQISRFDYLKDPLGVIEAYFEVKKYVDCQLILAGGGATDDPEGMEVLNKVRNEAEKDRDIFVLFLPPASDIEINALQRASSVVLQKSLKEGFGLTVAEALWKAKPVIAGAVGGIPLQITHKYSGVLTRSIEGTVYWIKRLINEPEYAKKLGENGREHIKNNFLITRHIQDYLLLFLSMFYEGDIVYL is encoded by the coding sequence ATGCAAAATATTAATGATTATACAAAGATTGTTGGTCAAGAGGTAATAGATGACCTGTACTTTTTAGCTAACTGTCTCAAAGGAAAGGTTATCCAGAATATAAACTCAACCGCGGTTGGCGGTGGTGTGGCTGAAATCCTGACCAGGATGTTACCTTTAATTCAACAGTTAGGAATAGATTTTAGATGGGATGTTATTAAAGGGAATGAAAGGTTTTTTGTGATAACCAAAAAGATTCATAATGCCTTACATGGGGTAAAAACCGAGTTTCCAGATGAAGAGTTAGAATATTTTATCGAAATAAATCGTAACAATGCCCAGGAGTTAAATCTTATTGGTGATATTATTTTTGTTCATGATTCTCAACCAATTGCCTTAGTTGAGGAAAAGAAGAATCTTGATAAAAAATGGCTCTGGCGTTGCCATATAGATTTCTCAACTCCACAAAAAGACATCTGGGAGTTTTTAAAACAATATATTAACCAGTATGATACAGCTGTCTTTTCAGCACCAGCCTTTTCCAGGGAACTTAGCATACCGCAGGTTCTTATTTCTCCGTCAATTGACCCGTTAAGTGATAAAAATAAAGAGATACCGGAAGATGTAATAGATTCTATTTTAGAAAGATACGGGATTGATAAAAATCGTCCGATTATTACTCAAATCTCCAGATTTGATTATTTGAAAGACCCTTTAGGTGTAATTGAGGCATATTTTGAGGTAAAGAAGTATGTTGATTGTCAACTGATTTTAGCCGGCGGCGGAGCAACAGATGACCCTGAAGGGATGGAGGTTTTGAACAAAGTTAGAAATGAGGCAGAAAAGGATAGGGATATTTTTGTTTTATTCCTTCCACCAGCAAGCGATATTGAAATAAATGCCTTACAACGAGCCTCGAGCGTAGTTTTACAAAAATCGTTGAAAGAAGGATTTGGTTTAACTGTGGCAGAGGCACTCTGGAAGGCAAAACCGGTTATCGCTGGTGCAGTTGGCGGCATACCCCTTCAAATCACTCATAAATATTCTGGTGTTTTAACCCGCTCTATCGAAGGAACTGTTTATTGGATAAAACGACTTATTAATGAACCTGAATACGCAAAAAAACTGGGCGAAAATGGTCGAGAACATATCAAAAATAATTTCTTGATTACAAGACATATCCAGGATTATCTCTTGTTGTTTTTATCGATGTTTTATGAAGGGGATATTGTATATCTGTAG